Proteins encoded by one window of Lathyrus oleraceus cultivar Zhongwan6 chromosome 1, CAAS_Psat_ZW6_1.0, whole genome shotgun sequence:
- the LOC127136512 gene encoding cytokinin dehydrogenase 3 codes for MAMSYPFPIYFILLIITIPRLISTVGKTEQWKSSLPTELSTNNNLSEKLINDPKALEEASTDYGNLVHDFPAAVFRPTTVNDIATLVKLSFNSSVPFRIAARGQGHSTRGQAMARDGVVVDMKGLRERDREGVKNNIKMKNVNEGIKVFGDSKVGYYVDVGGEQLWIDVLYETLEYGLAPVSWTDYLYLTVGGTLSNAGISGQTFRYGPQISSVHQLDVVTGKGEFVRCSKQKNSELFHGVLGGLGQFGIITKARIALEAAPKRVKWIRLLYSDFSVFTKDQESLILRKNSKLDYLEGMVLMHQGPINNWRSSFFPLTDHQRILSLVTQHRVLYCLEFAKYYDHHSENTINKEIQTLVQGLDYIPGFYYQKNVSFVEFLNRVRSGELKLQSQGLWDVPHPWLNMFIPKSRIMDFNSGVFKNIIQKRNITTGPVLVYPMNRNKWDNKMSATIPDDEDEIFYAVGFLHSSRFDNWKAFDAQNIEILKFCNDAEIKYKLYLPHYSTQEEWRNHFGPKKWKSFVQRKYQFDPRMILSPGQRIFNNN; via the exons ATGGCTATGAGTTACCCTTTTCCAATATACTTCATTCTCTTAATAATAACCATACCACGTTTAATATCCACCGTTGGAAAAACCGAGCAATGGAAATCCTCACTACCAACAGAGTTATCCACAAACAACAACCTATCAGAAAAACTCATAAACGACCCAAAAGCCCTTGAAGAAGCTTCAACCGACTACGGCAACCTCGTACACGATTTCCCCGCAGCGGTGTTTCGTCCTACGACGGTGAACGACATAGCAACCCTCGTTAAGCTGTCGTTCAACAGTTCTGTCCCGTTTCGTATAGCGGCAAGAGGACAGGGCCATTCCACGCGCGGACAAGCCATGGCTCGTGACGGCGTAGTCGTTGACATGAAAGGATTAAGAGAACGAGATCGTGAAGGGGTTAAGAAtaatataaaaatgaaaaatgttaATGAGGGGATTAAGGTTTTTGGAGATTCTAAGGTTGGATACTATGTTGATGTTGGTGGGGAACAACTGTGGATTGATGTTTTATATGAAACACTTGAATATGGACTTGCACCTGTTTCTTGGACTGATTATCTTTACTTAACTGTTGGAGGAACACTCTCTAACGCTGGAATTAGTGGACAAACGTTTCGTTATGGACCTCAAATTTCTTCTGTTCATCAATTGGATGTTGTTACTg GAAAAGGAGAATTTGTAAGATGCTCTAAACAGAAGAACTCAGAATTATTTCATGGTGTCCTTGGGGGTTTAGGACAATTCGGAATAATAACAAAGGCAAGAATTGCTCTTGAGGCAGCACCAAAGAGG GTTAAATGGATTAGACTTTTGTATAGTGATTTTTCAGTTTTTACTAAAGATCAAGAAAGTTTAATTTTAAGGAAAAATAGTAAGTTGGATTATTTGGAAGGGATGGTATTGATGCATCAAGGACCCATAAATAATTGGAGATCTTCTTTCTTCCCTTTAACCGACCATCAGAGGATACTTTCCCTAGTTACTCAACATAGGGTCCTCTATTGTTTGGAATTTGCCAAATATTATGATCACCATTCTGAAAACACCATCAATAAG GAAATTCAAACTTTGGTCCAAGGACTAGACTATATCCCTGGATTTTATTATCAAAAGAATGTATCATTTGTTGAGTTCTTGAATAGAGTTAGAAGTGGAGAGTTGAAGCTTCAATCACAAGGACTATGGGATGTTCCTCATCCATGGCTTAACATGTTCATACCAAAATCAAGAATCATGGATTTTAACTCAGGTGTTTTCAAGAACATAATTCAAAAAAGAAACATCACCACAGGACCTGTCTTGGTCTATCCAATGAATAGAAACAA GTGGGACAATAAGATGTCAGCAACAATACCAGATGATGAGGATGAAATCTTTTATGCTGTTGGATTCTTGCACTCAAGTAGATTTGATAATTGGAAAGCCTTTGATGCTCAAAACATcgaaattttgaaattttgcaaTGATGCTGAAATTAAGTATAAGTTATATCTTCCCCACTACAGCACACAGGAAGAGTGGAGAAACCATTTTGGACCTAAAAAATGGAAAAGTTTTGTACAAAGAAAATATCAGTTTGATCCTAGAATGATTCTATCACCAGGACAAAGAATCTTTAAcaataattaa